The following are from one region of the Streptomyces changanensis genome:
- the priA gene encoding bifunctional 1-(5-phosphoribosyl)-5-((5-phosphoribosylamino)methylideneamino)imidazole-4-carboxamide isomerase/phosphoribosylanthranilate isomerase PriA, translating into MTKLELLPAVDVRDGQAVRLVHGESGTETSYGSPLEAALTWQRAGAEWLHLVDLDAAFGTGDNRALIAEVAGSLAGHGVKVELSGGIRDDASLAAALATGCTRVNLGTAALETPEWVAKVIAEHGDKIAVGLDVRGTTLRGRGWTRDGGDLYETLARLDSEGCARYVVTDIAKDGTLQGPNLELLRDVCAATDKPVVASGGVSSLDDLRAIAALVPEGVEGAIVGKALYAEAFTLEEALAAVAE; encoded by the coding sequence ATGACCAAGCTCGAACTCCTCCCCGCCGTCGACGTCCGGGACGGCCAGGCCGTACGGCTCGTCCACGGCGAGTCCGGCACGGAGACGTCGTACGGCTCCCCGCTGGAGGCGGCCCTGACGTGGCAGCGCGCGGGCGCCGAGTGGCTGCATCTGGTCGACCTCGACGCCGCCTTCGGCACGGGCGACAACCGCGCGCTCATCGCCGAGGTCGCCGGGAGCCTCGCGGGCCACGGCGTCAAGGTGGAGCTGTCCGGCGGCATCCGCGACGACGCCTCCCTCGCCGCGGCCCTCGCCACGGGCTGCACCCGCGTCAACCTCGGCACCGCCGCCCTGGAGACCCCGGAGTGGGTCGCCAAGGTCATCGCCGAGCACGGCGACAAGATCGCGGTCGGCCTGGACGTCCGCGGCACGACGCTGCGCGGCCGCGGCTGGACCCGCGACGGCGGCGACCTGTACGAGACGCTGGCCCGCCTCGACTCCGAGGGCTGCGCCCGCTACGTCGTCACCGACATCGCCAAGGACGGCACGCTCCAGGGCCCCAACCTGGAGCTGCTGCGCGACGTCTGCGCGGCCACCGACAAGCCGGTGGTCGCCTCCGGCGGCGTCTCCTCCCTCGACGACCTGCGGGCCATCGCCGCGCTCGTCCCCGAGGGCGTCGAGGGCGCCATCGTCGGCAAGGCGCTGTACGCCGAGGCGTTCACCCTGGAAGAGGCGCTCGCGGCGGTGGCGGAATGA
- the hisH gene encoding imidazole glycerol phosphate synthase subunit HisH has translation MSTAKKVVVFDYGFGNVRSAERALARVGADVEITRDYDRAMNADGLLVPGVGAFSACMTGLKEARGDWIVGRRLAGGRPVMGICVGMQILFARGVEHGVETEGLDEWPGTVGPLKAPVIPHMGWNTVEAPGDSALFAGVDPDERFYFVHSYAVTDWSLQTANPALRAPLVTWSTHGERFVAAVENGALWATQFHPEKSGDAGARLLTNWLDTL, from the coding sequence ATGAGCACTGCCAAGAAGGTCGTCGTCTTCGACTACGGGTTCGGCAACGTCCGCTCCGCCGAGCGCGCCCTCGCCCGCGTCGGCGCCGACGTCGAGATCACCCGCGACTACGACCGCGCCATGAACGCCGACGGCCTGCTCGTCCCCGGCGTCGGCGCCTTCTCCGCCTGCATGACCGGGCTCAAGGAGGCCCGCGGCGACTGGATCGTGGGCCGCAGGCTCGCCGGCGGCCGGCCCGTCATGGGCATCTGCGTCGGCATGCAGATCCTCTTCGCCCGCGGCGTCGAGCACGGCGTCGAGACGGAGGGCCTCGACGAGTGGCCCGGGACGGTCGGGCCGCTGAAGGCCCCCGTCATCCCGCACATGGGCTGGAACACCGTCGAGGCGCCCGGGGACTCCGCCCTGTTCGCCGGGGTCGACCCCGACGAGCGGTTCTACTTCGTCCACTCCTACGCCGTGACCGACTGGAGCCTCCAGACGGCCAACCCCGCCCTGCGGGCGCCCCTGGTCACCTGGTCCACGCACGGCGAGCGGTTCGTCGCCGCCGTCGAGAACGGCGCCCTGTGGGCGACGCAGTTCCACCCCGAGAAGTCCGGTGACGCGGGAGCCCGGCTCCTGACCAACTGGCTCGACACCCTCTGA
- the hisB gene encoding imidazoleglycerol-phosphate dehydratase HisB: protein MSRVGRVERTTKETSVVVEIDLDGTGKVDVATGVGFYDHMLDQLGRHGLFDLTVKTDGDLHIDSHHTIEDTALALGAAFKQALGDKVGIYRFGNCTVPLDESLAQVTVDLSGRPYLVHTEPENMAPMIGSYDTTMTRHILESFVAQAQIALHVHVPYGRNAHHIVECQFKALARALRYASERDPRAAGILPSTKGAL from the coding sequence ATGAGCCGCGTAGGACGCGTCGAGCGCACCACCAAGGAGACGTCCGTCGTCGTCGAGATAGACCTCGACGGCACCGGCAAGGTCGACGTCGCCACCGGCGTCGGCTTCTACGACCACATGCTCGACCAGCTCGGCCGCCACGGGCTGTTCGACCTCACCGTCAAGACCGACGGCGACCTCCACATCGACTCGCACCACACCATCGAGGACACCGCCCTCGCGCTCGGCGCCGCCTTCAAGCAGGCCCTCGGCGACAAGGTGGGCATCTACCGGTTCGGCAACTGCACGGTCCCGCTGGACGAGTCCCTCGCCCAGGTCACCGTCGACCTCTCCGGCCGTCCCTACCTGGTCCACACCGAGCCCGAGAACATGGCCCCCATGATCGGCTCGTACGACACGACCATGACCCGGCACATCCTGGAGTCGTTCGTCGCCCAGGCCCAGATCGCGCTGCACGTCCACGTCCCGTACGGCCGCAACGCCCACCACATCGTGGAGTGCCAGTTCAAGGCCCTCGCCCGCGCCCTGCGGTACGCCTCCGAGCGCGACCCGCGGGCCGCCGGCATCCTGCCCTCCACGAAGGGCGCGCTGTGA
- a CDS encoding histidinol-phosphate transaminase: protein MTIRIDDLPIRDELRGKSPYGAPQLDVPVRLNTNENPYPLPEPLVERIAERVREAARALNRYPDRDAVELRTELARYLTRTTGHEVGTRQVWAANGSNEVLQQLLQTFGGPGRTAMGFEPSYSMHGLISRGTGTGWIPGPRRDDFGLDVEAAARAITEHRPDVVFITSPNNPTGTAVDADTVLALHDAAQAAKPSLVVVDEAYVEFSHRPSLLPLIEGRPHLVVSRTMSKAFGAAGLRLGYLAAHPAVVDAVQLVRLPYHLSAVTQATALAALEHTDTLLGYVAQLKAERDRLVDGLRAAGYEVTDSDANFVQFGRFEDAHAVWRAILDHGVLVRDNGVPGWLRVTAGTPEENDAFLDAVRALKKEQSS, encoded by the coding sequence GTGACGATCCGCATCGACGACCTGCCGATCCGCGACGAGCTGCGCGGCAAGTCCCCCTACGGCGCGCCCCAGCTGGACGTGCCCGTACGCCTCAACACCAACGAGAACCCCTACCCGCTGCCCGAACCCCTGGTCGAGCGGATCGCCGAACGCGTCCGCGAGGCGGCGCGCGCCCTGAACCGCTACCCCGACCGCGACGCCGTCGAGCTGCGCACCGAGCTCGCCCGCTACCTCACCCGCACCACGGGCCACGAGGTCGGGACGCGCCAGGTGTGGGCGGCGAACGGCTCCAACGAGGTCCTCCAGCAGCTCCTCCAGACCTTCGGCGGCCCCGGCAGGACCGCGATGGGCTTCGAGCCCTCGTATTCCATGCACGGCCTCATCTCGCGCGGCACCGGCACCGGCTGGATCCCCGGTCCGCGCCGCGACGACTTCGGCCTCGACGTGGAGGCGGCGGCCCGCGCCATCACCGAGCACCGCCCCGACGTGGTCTTCATCACGTCCCCCAACAACCCCACCGGCACCGCCGTGGACGCCGACACCGTCCTCGCCCTCCACGACGCCGCCCAGGCCGCCAAGCCGTCCCTGGTCGTCGTCGACGAGGCGTACGTCGAGTTCAGCCACCGCCCCTCGCTGCTGCCGCTCATCGAGGGCCGGCCGCACCTCGTGGTCTCCCGCACCATGTCCAAGGCGTTCGGCGCGGCCGGTCTGCGCCTCGGCTACCTCGCGGCGCACCCCGCGGTGGTCGACGCCGTCCAGCTCGTCCGCCTGCCGTACCACCTGTCCGCCGTCACCCAGGCCACCGCCCTCGCCGCCCTCGAACACACCGATACGCTGCTGGGGTACGTCGCGCAGCTGAAGGCCGAGCGGGACCGGCTCGTCGACGGGCTCCGCGCCGCCGGCTACGAGGTCACCGACTCGGACGCCAACTTCGTCCAGTTCGGGCGCTTCGAGGACGCGCACGCCGTCTGGCGCGCCATCCTCGACCACGGCGTCCTCGTCCGCGACAACGGCGTACCGGGCTGGCTGCGGGTCACGGCCGGCACGCCCGAAGAGAACGACGCGTTCCTGGATGCGGTTCGCGCACTGAAGAAGGAGCAGAGCTCATGA
- the hisD gene encoding histidinol dehydrogenase: protein MISRIDLRGDALPTGGALRDLLPRAEFDVEAALEKVRPICEAVHHRGDAALIDYAQRFDGVALDRVRVPAAALTRALEELDPAVRAGLEESIRRARIVHREQRRTTHTTQVVPGGTVTEKWVPVGRVGLYAPGGRSVYPSSVIMNAVPAQEAGVESIALASPPQKDHDGLPHPTILAACALLGVDEVYAAGGAQAVAMFAYGTESCAPADMVTGPGNIWVAAAKRYFTGRIGIDTEAGPTEIAVLADDTADPAHVAADLISQAEHDPLAAAVLVTDSVELADAVEKELAPQIAATRHVEDRILPALRGRQSAIVLVDGVEEGLRVVDAYGAEHLEVQTADAAAVAARVRNAGAIFVGPWAPVSLGDYCAGSNHVLPTGGCACHSSGLSVQSFLRGIHIVDYTRDALADVAHHVVTLAEAEDLPAHGAAIKARFGWKVPPQ, encoded by the coding sequence GTGATCTCACGTATCGATCTGCGCGGCGACGCCCTGCCGACGGGCGGCGCCCTGCGCGACCTGCTCCCCCGTGCCGAGTTCGACGTGGAAGCCGCCCTGGAGAAGGTGCGGCCCATCTGCGAGGCCGTGCACCATCGGGGCGACGCGGCGCTGATCGACTACGCCCAGCGGTTCGACGGGGTCGCCCTCGACCGGGTGCGGGTCCCGGCCGCCGCGCTCACCCGCGCCCTGGAGGAGCTGGATCCGGCCGTCCGCGCGGGCCTGGAGGAGTCCATCCGGCGCGCCCGGATCGTCCACCGCGAGCAGCGCCGCACCACGCACACCACCCAGGTCGTGCCCGGCGGCACGGTCACCGAGAAGTGGGTCCCGGTCGGCCGCGTCGGGCTGTACGCCCCGGGCGGCCGCTCCGTCTACCCCTCGTCCGTGATCATGAACGCCGTCCCGGCGCAGGAGGCGGGCGTCGAGTCGATCGCCCTCGCGTCCCCGCCGCAGAAGGACCACGACGGCCTTCCGCACCCGACCATCCTCGCCGCCTGCGCCCTGCTCGGCGTCGACGAGGTGTACGCCGCGGGCGGCGCCCAGGCCGTCGCCATGTTCGCGTACGGCACGGAGTCCTGCGCCCCCGCCGACATGGTCACCGGCCCCGGCAACATCTGGGTCGCCGCCGCCAAGCGGTACTTCACCGGCCGGATCGGCATCGACACCGAGGCCGGCCCGACGGAGATCGCCGTCCTCGCCGACGACACCGCCGACCCGGCGCACGTCGCCGCCGACCTCATCAGCCAGGCCGAGCACGACCCGCTCGCCGCCGCCGTCCTCGTCACGGACTCCGTCGAGCTGGCCGACGCCGTGGAGAAGGAGCTGGCGCCGCAGATCGCCGCCACTCGGCACGTCGAGGACCGGATCCTGCCCGCCCTGCGCGGCAGGCAGTCGGCGATCGTGCTGGTCGACGGCGTGGAGGAGGGCCTGCGGGTGGTCGACGCGTACGGCGCCGAGCACCTGGAGGTGCAGACCGCCGACGCCGCGGCCGTCGCCGCGCGCGTGCGCAACGCCGGCGCGATCTTCGTCGGCCCGTGGGCGCCCGTCTCGCTCGGCGACTACTGCGCCGGCTCCAACCACGTCCTGCCCACCGGCGGCTGCGCCTGCCACTCCTCGGGCCTGTCCGTGCAGTCCTTCCTGCGCGGCATCCACATCGTGGACTACACGCGCGACGCCCTCGCCGACGTGGCCCACCACGTGGTGACGCTCGCGGAGGCGGAGGACCTGCCGGCGCACGGCGCGGCGATCAAGGCGAGGTTCGGGTGGAAGGTGCCCCCGCAGTGA
- a CDS encoding oxidoreductase codes for MWQAFRIGAWYDLRSGHPVLDDPFAPRTWPEERSVRARVVARLLLSGPPALAGRVSALKLRGARITGTLDLAGGTVDPYVELQGCVFEHEVVLPETRFSTLRLVGCAVPRLEAARLHTEGDLHLPRCRVARGVRLTDAQIGTDLLISQIHVQPDRRGRAIVADGLTVAQDLQAELIETYGEVSLRGAKVGVSLSLRGSRLRGAEGRRALNAPQLSVERTLYLTGAWVSESVGGPEDHLGGTPPYGLADVNTPMRGTRMRPFECRGGVRLDDGRFGDAIDLHQARFVLTSARREELSLRRIVTPELRFTSERPEEGRVVLNGAKVVTLVDEAASWPGPGGLAISGFVYENLVPYGHFPLSQRLEWVAAATPEYAPEPYERLAAVLRGSGEDADAREVLLAKQRRRRETLPLAAKTWGFLQDWTVAYGYRPGRAAVWMAVLWAAGAWAFSYYDPVPIKQDEFPQWNAVLYALDLLVPVINLGQEGYWRLSTGWQWVSTVLILVGWILATAVAAGASRLLRRG; via the coding sequence ATGTGGCAGGCGTTCCGCATCGGCGCCTGGTACGACCTGCGGTCGGGCCATCCGGTGCTGGACGACCCGTTCGCGCCGCGCACGTGGCCCGAGGAGCGGAGCGTCCGGGCGCGGGTGGTGGCCCGGCTGTTGCTGTCGGGGCCGCCGGCCCTGGCGGGGCGCGTGTCGGCGCTGAAGCTGCGCGGGGCGCGGATCACCGGCACGCTCGACCTGGCGGGCGGCACCGTCGACCCGTACGTCGAGCTGCAGGGGTGCGTCTTCGAGCACGAGGTGGTGCTGCCCGAGACGCGGTTCAGCACGCTGCGCCTCGTCGGGTGTGCCGTGCCCCGGCTGGAGGCGGCCCGCCTGCACACGGAGGGCGACCTGCACCTGCCGCGCTGCCGGGTGGCGCGCGGCGTGCGGCTCACGGACGCGCAGATAGGCACCGACCTGCTGATCAGCCAGATCCACGTCCAGCCGGACCGGCGCGGCCGGGCCATCGTCGCGGACGGGCTGACGGTGGCGCAGGACCTCCAGGCCGAGCTGATCGAGACGTACGGGGAGGTGAGCCTGCGGGGCGCGAAGGTCGGGGTCTCGCTCAGTCTGCGCGGCAGCCGCCTGCGCGGCGCCGAGGGGCGGCGGGCGCTGAACGCCCCGCAGCTCAGCGTGGAGCGCACGCTGTACCTGACGGGGGCGTGGGTGAGCGAGTCGGTGGGCGGCCCGGAGGACCACCTCGGCGGGACGCCGCCGTACGGCCTGGCCGACGTCAACACGCCGATGCGGGGCACGCGGATGCGGCCCTTCGAGTGCCGGGGCGGGGTGCGGCTGGACGACGGGCGGTTCGGGGACGCGATCGACCTCCACCAGGCGCGGTTCGTGCTGACGTCGGCCCGCAGGGAGGAGCTGTCGCTGCGCAGGATCGTCACCCCGGAGCTGCGCTTCACCTCCGAGCGACCGGAGGAGGGCCGCGTGGTGCTCAACGGCGCGAAGGTCGTCACCCTGGTCGACGAGGCGGCCAGCTGGCCGGGGCCGGGCGGCCTGGCGATCAGCGGCTTCGTGTACGAGAACCTCGTGCCGTACGGCCACTTCCCGCTCTCGCAACGTCTGGAGTGGGTGGCGGCGGCGACCCCGGAGTACGCCCCGGAGCCGTACGAGCGGCTGGCGGCCGTCCTGCGGGGCAGCGGGGAGGACGCCGACGCCCGGGAGGTGCTGCTGGCCAAGCAGCGGCGCCGCCGCGAGACGCTGCCGCTCGCCGCGAAGACGTGGGGCTTCCTGCAGGACTGGACGGTGGCCTACGGCTACCGGCCCGGCCGGGCCGCGGTGTGGATGGCGGTGCTGTGGGCGGCGGGCGCGTGGGCCTTCTCGTACTACGACCCGGTCCCGATCAAGCAGGACGAGTTCCCCCAGTGGAACGCCGTGCTGTACGCGCTGGACCTGCTGGTGCCGGTGATCAACCTCGGCCAGGAGGGCTACTGGCGGCTGTCGACGGGGTGGCAGTGGGTGTCGACGGTGCTGATCCTCGTGGGGTGGATTCTGGCCACGGCGGTGGCGGCGGGCGCCTCCCGGCTGCTGCGGCGCGGCTGA